A genomic region of Deinococcus betulae contains the following coding sequences:
- a CDS encoding SMI1/KNR4 family protein, with product MGAADFWSKDSLDYQQKNYISPPFTPDLLASIEAELGHRLPASFVTLMRSQNGGIPERTAFPTGQATSRAEDHIAISGLFGIGRDKPYSLCGPLGSLFMMEEWDYPAIGVYIADCPSAGHDMVALDYRACGPQGEPAVVHVDQEAAYHITPLAPDFATFIAGLQDEARFEDDPEDSEAEDLTRVRTGAFSPELQALLAAFPDPALPERLRALAAVIVQDKGFFALHADPHSQLMYDLLFLLYSHSHVVRDEQRYLEEAYPPLIALADSRGVATGGYAPGFLEDWLREAKAQGRVVTTAQGLQFTPEATQAVLTALAAVPTTP from the coding sequence GTGGGGGCGGCCGACTTCTGGTCTAAAGACAGCCTGGACTACCAGCAGAAGAACTACATCAGTCCTCCTTTTACGCCGGACCTGCTGGCGTCCATCGAAGCAGAACTGGGCCACCGCCTGCCCGCCAGTTTCGTGACCCTGATGCGGTCTCAGAACGGCGGCATTCCGGAGCGCACGGCGTTTCCGACTGGGCAGGCCACGTCCCGGGCCGAGGATCATATCGCCATCAGTGGCCTGTTCGGCATCGGTCGGGACAAGCCCTACAGCCTGTGCGGGCCGCTGGGCAGCCTGTTCATGATGGAAGAGTGGGACTATCCGGCCATTGGGGTCTATATCGCGGACTGCCCTTCGGCGGGGCATGACATGGTGGCGCTGGATTACCGCGCCTGCGGTCCACAGGGCGAGCCGGCCGTGGTGCACGTGGATCAGGAAGCGGCCTACCACATCACCCCGCTGGCCCCGGACTTCGCCACCTTTATCGCCGGTCTGCAGGATGAGGCGCGCTTTGAAGACGACCCGGAGGACAGCGAGGCCGAAGACCTGACGCGCGTGCGGACCGGAGCCTTTAGCCCGGAATTGCAGGCCCTGCTCGCAGCATTTCCCGACCCGGCCCTGCCGGAACGCCTGAGGGCGCTGGCCGCGGTCATCGTGCAGGACAAGGGGTTTTTCGCACTGCACGCCGACCCGCACTCGCAGCTGATGTATGACCTGCTGTTCCTGCTCTATAGCCACAGCCACGTGGTCCGGGACGAACAGAGGTACCTGGAAGAAGCCTATCCGCCGCTGATCGCCCTGGCCGACAGCCGGGGGGTCGCCACCGGGGGCTACGCGCCAGGTTTCTTGGAGGACTGGCTGCGGGAAGCGAAGGCGCAGGGCCGCGTCGTGACCACCGCCCAAGGCCTGCAGTTCACCCCAGAGGCGACGCAGGCCGTGCTGACTGCGCTGGCAGCGGTGCCCACCACACCATGA
- a CDS encoding SWIM zinc finger family protein has protein sequence MSSPLEHLTTPDVLALAPDSSSASAAQKLARPAGWPTLARDGGVLWGECQGSGAHPYRVGVDARSADIVSKCSCPSRKFPCKHALGLLLLHAAGTGTWTSAPAPADLARWLEGRVARAEKAEAAPDEAPADPAAQAKARAKAQAARDRKRSAGLEDLELWLGDLVREGLQAARARPYSDWDRQAARLVDAQLAGAARLIRQIPDLLHDETAAALTAQLGKVWLLTQGWRVRDTLPPTECADLLTALGTPLDRAGLPPAAPQRWQALGAVQEEEGKLTVRRTWLLGAGRELALLLDFAPTGQALPAPLLPGQAFTAAVAYAPSAHAQRAVLQGDTVIQGAAEPGSAPLPLPGRSLADMQADYAAALALNPWLERTGAVVGPAYLTLDPPQLCDAAGHAVPLSARLDTDDLWTLLAQAETQLQTYFGEWDGQTFLPVGRAAPASGVTA, from the coding sequence ATGTCTTCCCCCCTTGAACACCTGACGACCCCGGACGTACTGGCGCTGGCCCCCGACAGCAGCAGCGCCAGCGCGGCCCAGAAGCTCGCCCGACCCGCCGGGTGGCCCACGCTGGCCCGCGACGGGGGCGTGCTGTGGGGCGAATGCCAGGGCAGCGGCGCTCACCCCTACCGCGTAGGCGTGGACGCCCGCAGCGCCGACATCGTGAGCAAATGCAGCTGCCCCAGCCGCAAGTTTCCCTGCAAGCACGCCCTGGGGCTGCTGCTGCTGCACGCGGCCGGCACCGGCACCTGGACCAGTGCCCCGGCGCCGGCTGACCTGGCCCGGTGGCTGGAAGGCCGCGTGGCGCGCGCCGAGAAGGCAGAGGCGGCCCCTGATGAGGCGCCCGCCGACCCGGCCGCGCAGGCCAAGGCCCGCGCCAAAGCTCAGGCGGCCCGGGACCGCAAACGCTCGGCTGGCCTGGAAGACCTGGAACTGTGGCTGGGTGACCTGGTGCGCGAGGGCCTTCAGGCCGCCCGCGCCCGGCCTTACAGCGACTGGGACCGCCAGGCGGCGCGGCTGGTGGACGCCCAGCTGGCCGGCGCCGCCCGGCTGATCCGGCAGATCCCTGACCTGCTGCACGACGAGACCGCCGCCGCCCTGACCGCCCAACTGGGCAAAGTGTGGCTGCTCACGCAGGGCTGGCGCGTGCGCGACACCCTGCCGCCCACGGAATGCGCCGACCTGCTGACGGCGCTGGGCACGCCGCTGGACCGCGCCGGCCTGCCGCCGGCCGCGCCGCAGCGCTGGCAGGCGCTGGGGGCCGTGCAGGAGGAAGAAGGCAAACTGACGGTGCGCCGCACCTGGCTGCTGGGCGCAGGGCGGGAACTGGCCCTGCTGCTGGATTTTGCCCCCACAGGACAGGCGCTGCCCGCACCGCTGCTGCCGGGGCAGGCCTTTACGGCGGCGGTGGCCTACGCACCCTCGGCCCACGCCCAGCGCGCGGTGCTTCAGGGCGACACGGTGATTCAGGGTGCTGCAGAGCCAGGCAGCGCGCCGCTGCCCCTGCCAGGCCGCTCGCTGGCCGACATGCAGGCCGACTACGCGGCGGCCCTGGCCCTGAACCCGTGGCTGGAGCGCACCGGCGCGGTGGTCGGGCCGGCGTACCTCACCCTTGATCCGCCGCAGCTGTGTGACGCGGCGGGCCACGCGGTGCCCCTGAGTGCGCGGCTGGACACAGACGACCTCTGGACCCTGCTGGCCCAGGCCGAGACGCAGCTCCAGACGTATTTTGGCGAGTGGGACGGGCAGACCTTCCTGCCGGTGGGCCGCGCCGCGCCCGCAAGCGGGGTGACCGCATGA
- a CDS encoding 3'-5' exonuclease — protein MCAAPAADPLVFGTDPTPGIVSVHADLSGRALVWRREGGQQGQVTLERARFRPWLYARDLEDVAHLGARLVEGDEAAPFSVRPLPGPAGSLRYLLTATDGRALRQAVLAGAGRRLGRRVTSLHDLSGYVSAQPAEQYLMASGRTFFKGLVFDDLHRLQLDLETTSLRPETGRIFMVAVRDNRGFQQVLEAPRPDDEAALIQALVATIQTRDPDVIENHNLMRFDLPYLLGRAEVHGLRVNFSRAGGPAGLWRVADGRTSPHWACAGRELVDTLDAVRRLDLPSMGLKAVAQHLGIAPPDRVYLEGAQIAQTYQTDPERVRRYALQDVEEVAALARRVLAPSFALAQMAPRPYHRLPYAGTATGMLEPMLIRAYLQAGRALPAEPMRAASPHQGGTVRLYAEGVLRHVVKADVASMYPSIIRHDRIGPACDPLGAFLHLMDHLTDRRLHHKAAAQRGETGEHEAIQTAMKLVVNSGYGYLGAGRLALFGDQAAADRITARGRALLEGVVQALEARGVTLIEADTDGVFFAAPAAWTEAQERRLIAEVDALLPGGISLEFDGRSQAMLSHEIKNYALLRYDGTLTLCGAAFESSRTEGYGRAFLRQALRCLLSGDVPGVRAAYLQAIHALDTRQWTNADVASRVRLTKAPHDYAATRAARKEAAYEALHALGRTWQPGERTALYYRAGGGLTPLDVNPDGQDYDAKHYAAALVTGYASRLRKGLRPEDFRQVFGPAAQPGLFDRPLETMQPVWRVT, from the coding sequence ATGTGTGCCGCCCCCGCCGCTGACCCCCTGGTGTTTGGCACTGACCCGACGCCAGGCATCGTGTCGGTTCACGCCGACCTGTCCGGGCGGGCGCTGGTCTGGCGCCGTGAAGGTGGCCAGCAGGGGCAGGTCACGCTGGAACGCGCCCGCTTTCGCCCGTGGCTGTACGCGCGGGACCTTGAGGATGTGGCCCATCTCGGGGCCCGGCTGGTGGAGGGGGACGAGGCGGCGCCCTTCAGCGTGCGGCCACTGCCGGGGCCAGCCGGCAGCCTGCGGTATCTGCTGACCGCCACCGACGGACGGGCGCTGCGCCAGGCGGTGCTGGCCGGGGCCGGGCGCCGGCTGGGACGGCGGGTCACCAGCCTGCACGACCTCTCTGGCTATGTCAGCGCCCAGCCGGCCGAGCAGTACCTGATGGCCTCCGGGCGCACCTTTTTCAAGGGGCTGGTCTTTGACGACCTGCACCGCCTGCAACTGGACCTGGAAACCACCAGCCTGCGCCCCGAGACGGGCCGAATCTTCATGGTGGCGGTGCGGGACAACCGGGGCTTTCAGCAGGTGCTTGAAGCGCCCCGGCCCGACGACGAGGCCGCTCTGATTCAGGCTCTCGTGGCGACCATTCAGACCCGTGACCCGGATGTGATCGAGAACCACAACCTCATGCGCTTTGACCTGCCCTACCTGCTGGGGCGCGCCGAGGTTCATGGCCTGCGCGTCAACTTCAGCCGGGCGGGCGGCCCTGCTGGCCTGTGGCGGGTGGCGGACGGCCGCACCTCGCCCCACTGGGCCTGCGCGGGCCGGGAACTCGTGGATACCCTAGACGCCGTTCGCCGCCTGGACCTGCCCAGCATGGGCCTCAAGGCGGTGGCGCAGCACCTGGGCATTGCCCCGCCTGACCGGGTGTATCTGGAGGGCGCCCAGATTGCCCAGACGTACCAGACCGACCCCGAGCGGGTGCGCCGCTACGCCCTGCAAGACGTTGAGGAGGTCGCCGCCCTGGCCCGCCGGGTGCTGGCCCCCTCCTTTGCCCTGGCCCAGATGGCGCCCCGGCCCTACCACCGCCTGCCGTATGCGGGCACCGCCACCGGGATGCTGGAACCTATGCTGATTCGCGCCTACCTTCAGGCGGGCCGCGCCCTGCCCGCCGAACCCATGCGGGCCGCCTCGCCGCACCAGGGCGGCACCGTCCGGCTGTATGCCGAGGGGGTCCTGAGGCACGTGGTCAAGGCCGACGTGGCGAGCATGTACCCCAGCATCATCCGCCATGACCGCATTGGCCCGGCGTGTGACCCGCTGGGCGCTTTCCTGCACCTCATGGACCACCTGACCGACCGGCGGCTGCACCACAAGGCGGCGGCGCAGCGCGGCGAAACCGGCGAACACGAGGCCATTCAGACCGCCATGAAACTGGTCGTCAATTCCGGCTACGGCTATCTGGGGGCCGGGCGCCTGGCCCTGTTTGGCGACCAGGCAGCCGCCGACCGCATTACGGCCAGAGGGCGCGCTTTGCTCGAAGGGGTGGTGCAGGCCCTGGAGGCCCGGGGCGTCACCCTGATCGAGGCCGATACAGACGGCGTCTTTTTCGCTGCCCCCGCGGCCTGGACCGAGGCCCAGGAACGCCGCCTGATTGCCGAGGTGGACGCCCTGCTGCCCGGCGGCATCTCGCTGGAATTTGACGGCCGGTCGCAGGCCATGCTCAGCCACGAAATCAAGAATTACGCCCTGCTGCGCTATGACGGCACCCTCACCCTCTGCGGCGCCGCCTTCGAGTCCAGCCGCACGGAGGGGTACGGCCGGGCCTTTTTGCGTCAGGCGCTGCGCTGCCTGCTCTCTGGCGACGTGCCAGGGGTTCGGGCTGCGTATCTCCAGGCCATTCACGCCCTGGACACCCGGCAGTGGACCAACGCCGATGTGGCCAGCCGGGTGCGCCTGACCAAGGCGCCGCACGACTATGCGGCCACCCGCGCGGCGCGCAAGGAAGCCGCCTACGAGGCGCTGCACGCCCTGGGCCGCACCTGGCAACCGGGCGAACGCACGGCCCTCTATTACCGCGCGGGGGGTGGCCTGACGCCTCTGGATGTCAACCCAGACGGCCAGGACTACGACGCGAAGCACTACGCGGCGGCGCTGGTCACTGGCTATGCCTCGCGCCTGCGCAAGGGCCTGCGGCCCGAGGATTTCCGGCAGGTCTTTGGCCCCGCCGCGCAGCCTGGGCTGTTTGACCGTCCCCTGGAAACCATGCAGCCCGTCTGGCGCGTGACTTGA
- a CDS encoding DUF5691 domain-containing protein: MTLPDLAAVAARGTSRAELPAPTGALAPALSRVPGDTPEAQLLGRAALLGLHARAGAPLLAAAAPPPTALPAPARPLTPALAALLPGLVSADTALAVQALGDVAARGWTLNAVQVLTLHRQEADLTPALWRLADARAQATLDAHPLHRAAQKAEEAAAWTAQLDALTGERQRDSVQAAASLQTLWAEQAADRRKELLALVRRDLRPEDRLLLDTAARDRSPEIQKGARQLLGHLPGPLQDEVLALLPQAVKVSGLLKKKITFAAFDLPAALGKPRAGQYDDSDLHRLLGALPTPLILKTLRVSWEELQKAVKAAHWSLLQELEEPPQPIPTLPNPDVARARLRDLAGQPKVSADKLLEAVQALGTSLETEAPALQTALASRTLDLLGREGVTWQARDLATRLRRTLSPDLTVPPPEPLPFQLPPMPKKLPSWQTPADWEDSQRQTHAHQQQGALQTWRELMGALRLRREWQGALALSPTL, translated from the coding sequence ATGACCCTGCCTGACCTGGCCGCCGTCGCCGCACGCGGCACCAGCCGGGCCGAACTGCCGGCCCCCACCGGCGCGCTGGCCCCTGCCCTGAGCCGCGTGCCCGGTGACACCCCCGAAGCCCAGCTGCTGGGGCGCGCGGCCCTGCTGGGCCTGCATGCCCGCGCCGGGGCGCCCCTGCTGGCGGCCGCCGCGCCGCCGCCCACCGCCCTGCCGGCCCCAGCGCGGCCACTGACCCCCGCCCTGGCGGCCCTGCTGCCGGGGCTGGTGAGCGCCGACACGGCGCTGGCGGTGCAAGCGCTGGGAGACGTGGCGGCGCGCGGCTGGACCCTGAATGCCGTGCAGGTGCTGACCCTGCACCGCCAGGAGGCCGACCTGACCCCCGCCCTGTGGCGACTGGCCGACGCGCGGGCGCAGGCCACCCTGGACGCCCACCCCCTGCACAGAGCGGCGCAAAAGGCCGAGGAGGCCGCCGCCTGGACCGCGCAGCTGGACGCCCTGACCGGGGAACGTCAGCGCGACTCCGTGCAGGCGGCGGCCTCCCTGCAGACCCTCTGGGCCGAGCAAGCCGCTGACCGCCGCAAGGAGCTGCTGGCGCTGGTTCGCCGCGACCTGCGCCCCGAGGACCGCCTGCTGCTCGACACGGCGGCGCGTGACCGCTCGCCGGAGATTCAGAAAGGGGCGCGGCAACTGCTGGGCCACCTGCCGGGGCCACTTCAGGACGAGGTGCTGGCCCTGCTGCCGCAGGCGGTCAAGGTGAGCGGCCTGCTGAAAAAGAAGATCACCTTCGCGGCCTTTGACCTTCCGGCCGCGCTGGGAAAACCGCGCGCCGGCCAGTACGACGACAGCGACCTGCACCGCTTGCTGGGCGCGCTGCCCACACCCCTGATCCTGAAGACGCTGCGGGTGAGCTGGGAAGAGCTGCAAAAGGCTGTGAAAGCCGCCCACTGGTCGCTGCTTCAGGAACTGGAGGAACCGCCCCAGCCCATCCCTACGCTCCCCAACCCCGACGTGGCCCGCGCCCGGCTGCGGGACCTGGCCGGACAGCCAAAAGTGTCGGCGGACAAGCTGTTGGAAGCCGTGCAGGCGCTGGGCACCAGCCTGGAGACCGAAGCCCCCGCCCTGCAAACCGCCCTGGCCAGCCGCACGCTGGACCTGCTGGGCCGGGAGGGCGTGACCTGGCAGGCGCGGGACCTGGCCACCCGCCTGCGCCGCACCCTCTCACCCGACCTGACGGTGCCCCCGCCTGAGCCGCTGCCCTTTCAGTTGCCGCCCATGCCCAAGAAGCTCCCCAGCTGGCAGACCCCCGCCGACTGGGAAGACAGCCAGCGCCAGACCCACGCCCACCAGCAGCAGGGCGCCCTGCAGACCTGGCGTGAATTGATGGGCGCCCTGCGCCTGCGCCGCGAGTGGCAGGGCGCCCTGGCCCTCTCCCCCACCCTCTGA
- a CDS encoding ATP-binding protein, translating to MTSTPEVLRQHAEHAYAHELAALAQHDRFPRPPKWNLSPRAVLTYLMGGRAGDTEITPKYVGEARLMEIAVATLATDRALLLIGVPGTAKSWVSEHLAAAISGDSTLLVQGTAGTDENAIRYGWNYARLLAEGPSEAALVESPVMHAMRQGKIARLEELTRVQSDVQDTLITVLSEKTLPVPELNTEVQAVRGFNLIATANNRDKGVNDLSSALKRRFNTVILPVPDSLEDELSIVTQRVESLGRSLGLPTDLMGAAPPALDEIRRVVTVFRELRAGVTEDGKTRLKSPSGSLSVAEAISVVTNGLTLAAHFGDGELSSRDVAASVIGAVVKDPVQDQAVWNEYLETAIKKRAGWKEFYNACREVS from the coding sequence ATGACCAGCACCCCCGAAGTCCTGCGCCAGCACGCCGAACACGCCTACGCCCATGAACTCGCCGCCCTGGCGCAGCACGACCGCTTTCCGCGCCCTCCGAAATGGAACCTCAGCCCGCGCGCCGTGCTGACCTACCTGATGGGCGGCCGGGCCGGCGACACCGAGATCACGCCGAAGTATGTGGGCGAGGCGCGGCTGATGGAAATCGCCGTGGCAACCCTGGCCACCGACCGCGCCCTGCTGCTTATCGGGGTGCCGGGCACCGCCAAAAGCTGGGTCAGTGAACACCTGGCCGCCGCCATCTCAGGGGACAGCACCCTGCTCGTGCAGGGCACGGCGGGCACCGACGAGAACGCCATCCGCTACGGCTGGAACTACGCCCGCCTGCTGGCCGAGGGTCCCAGCGAGGCCGCTCTGGTGGAAAGCCCTGTGATGCACGCCATGCGCCAGGGCAAGATTGCCCGCTTAGAAGAGCTGACCCGCGTGCAAAGTGACGTGCAGGACACCTTAATAACGGTGCTGTCCGAGAAGACGCTGCCAGTGCCCGAACTGAACACCGAGGTTCAGGCGGTGCGCGGCTTTAACCTGATTGCCACCGCCAACAACCGCGACAAGGGCGTAAATGACCTGTCCAGCGCCCTGAAGCGCCGCTTTAACACCGTCATTCTGCCGGTGCCCGACAGCCTGGAAGATGAGCTGAGCATCGTGACCCAGCGCGTGGAGTCGCTGGGCCGCAGCCTGGGCCTGCCCACGGACCTGATGGGCGCCGCGCCCCCAGCCCTGGACGAAATTCGCCGTGTGGTCACGGTGTTCCGCGAGTTGCGCGCAGGCGTGACTGAGGACGGCAAGACCCGCCTCAAGTCGCCCAGCGGCAGCCTCAGCGTGGCCGAGGCGATCAGCGTGGTCACCAACGGCCTGACCCTGGCCGCCCACTTTGGCGACGGCGAACTGAGCAGCCGCGACGTGGCCGCCAGCGTCATCGGGGCGGTCGTCAAAGACCCGGTGCAGGACCAGGCGGTGTGGAACGAATACCTGGAAACGGCGATTAAAAAGCGGGCCGGCTGGAAAGAGTTTTACAACGCCTGCCGGGAAGTGAGCTGA
- a CDS encoding VWA domain-containing protein — protein sequence MTPETDPAPQSLTPDLERLRRWRLLLGGETATGESADGIGQPLGEHDRRLDAALASLYDGAPFTLQTEKPQKGRKSGRNVGFGKSAPAVAAWLGEVRDLFPQSAVQVMQGDAVERLNLKTLLLEPELLEHLQPNVHMAATLISLKDAMPAQAKALARQVVARVVDDLQARLAEPLRSAVTGSLNRSQRNLRPRQNEVDWGRTLLKNLHTYDPERKSVIPERLVGYGRARRQLKAVTLCVDQSGSMASSVVYAGIFGAVLASLPALKTNVVVYDTTVVDLTDHLADPVDVLFGVQLGGGNDTPLALRYCQGLLTNPEEHTFVLISDLYEGSGSAEMIRRLNEFRELGVRVIVLLALDDDGTPSYDHDNAARLAALGIPVFACTPDFFPDLMATALQGADIGAWAASRSIVTARAGAEPTSS from the coding sequence ATGACCCCTGAAACTGACCCCGCACCCCAGAGCCTGACCCCCGACCTGGAGCGCCTGCGCCGCTGGCGGCTGCTGCTGGGCGGCGAGACCGCCACCGGCGAGAGCGCCGACGGCATCGGCCAGCCGCTGGGCGAACACGACCGCCGCCTGGACGCCGCCCTGGCCTCGCTGTATGACGGCGCGCCTTTTACCCTTCAAACGGAAAAACCCCAGAAGGGCCGCAAATCAGGCCGGAACGTGGGCTTTGGCAAAAGCGCCCCGGCCGTGGCCGCGTGGCTGGGCGAGGTCCGCGACCTCTTTCCGCAGTCGGCCGTGCAGGTCATGCAGGGCGACGCGGTCGAGCGGCTGAACTTAAAGACCCTGCTGCTGGAACCCGAACTGCTGGAGCACCTCCAGCCCAACGTCCACATGGCGGCCACCCTGATCAGCCTGAAAGACGCCATGCCGGCCCAGGCCAAGGCGCTGGCGCGGCAGGTGGTGGCGCGGGTGGTGGACGACCTTCAGGCCCGGCTGGCCGAGCCGCTGCGCAGCGCGGTCACGGGGAGCCTCAACCGCTCGCAGCGCAACCTCCGCCCCCGCCAGAACGAGGTGGACTGGGGCCGCACCCTCCTGAAGAACCTGCACACCTACGACCCCGAGCGCAAAAGCGTGATCCCCGAGCGCCTGGTGGGCTACGGGCGTGCGCGGCGGCAACTCAAGGCCGTGACCCTGTGTGTGGACCAGTCGGGCAGCATGGCGTCCAGCGTGGTCTACGCCGGTATCTTTGGCGCCGTCCTGGCCAGCCTGCCGGCCCTGAAAACCAACGTGGTGGTCTATGACACTACGGTGGTGGACCTGACCGACCACCTGGCCGACCCGGTGGACGTGCTGTTCGGCGTGCAGCTGGGCGGCGGCAACGACACCCCGCTGGCCCTGCGCTACTGCCAGGGGCTCCTGACCAACCCCGAGGAACACACCTTTGTCCTGATTTCCGACCTGTATGAGGGGTCCGGCAGCGCCGAGATGATCCGCCGCCTGAACGAGTTCCGCGAGCTGGGCGTGCGCGTCATCGTGCTGCTGGCGCTGGACGACGACGGCACGCCCAGTTACGACCACGACAACGCCGCGAGGCTGGCGGCCCTGGGCATTCCCGTCTTTGCCTGCACCCCGGACTTTTTTCCCGATCTGATGGCCACTGCCCTGCAAGGGGCCGACATCGGCGCCTGGGCCGCCTCACGCAGCATCGTGACCGCCCGCGCGGGGGCCGAGCCGACGAGTTCTTGA
- a CDS encoding DUF5682 family protein yields MTLTILPIRHHGPGSARSVARALEAHPPATLLIEGPVDADALLPFLNDPAMTPPVAVMAHVQGHPERSVFYPLAEFSPEYVAIRWALSRGVPVAFMDLPASVTLAHKEEAAEAAEAEPEAEPDTTDATPTPPEDAVRADPLALLAQAAGYSDFERWWDALVESRGDGEAVFAAIAEVMAAVREAEDGHTSARDLIREAQMRQTIRAALKGGSVAVVCGAWHAPALTPEVLAREAKADPARVKGLPKTKVALTITPWTHGRLTQASGYGAGVASPGWYAHLYATPSQVSERWLTRSARLLRARGLDASSAQVIDAVRLADALATLRGRHLAGLDELTDATRAVFAWDSDTPLRLLSEELFVGEALGSVPAGVPAVPLEQDLAATLARLRLKREAVTRDLTLDLREDAGLSRSQLFHRLTLLGVPWAKEAASRGTGTFKEAWTLRWEPEFSVRVVEASRHGNTLVRAANAAAVSAARRAADLGALSDLLEVTRLSGLPGAAAFTLARLDERAADADTAALLLALPPLARLARYGDVRARGGDDLRPVFRTLVARAAAGLPNAAHGLGEEAAQTLHRQLAGADAAVRLLDDPEASGQWVVALHALDAQGTAPLLRGDAVNRLRDRGLLDAAQVQARLAVALAPGAPPLDVAAWLGGFIGEDGQTLRHDPAALALLDTWVVGLDPDAYSEVLPPLRRALSRLDPHARRRLGEELRGLERTEQAAQVNGELGAGVVPVVLRLLGVTLPAGDPL; encoded by the coding sequence ATGACCCTCACCATCCTCCCCATCCGCCACCACGGCCCCGGCTCGGCGCGCAGCGTGGCGCGGGCGCTGGAGGCCCACCCACCCGCCACCCTGCTGATCGAAGGCCCGGTGGACGCTGACGCCCTGCTGCCCTTCCTGAATGACCCGGCGATGACGCCTCCCGTGGCCGTCATGGCGCATGTGCAGGGTCACCCCGAGCGTTCGGTGTTCTACCCGCTGGCCGAGTTCAGCCCGGAATACGTGGCGATTCGCTGGGCGCTTTCTCGCGGTGTCCCGGTGGCCTTCATGGACCTGCCTGCCAGCGTGACCCTGGCCCACAAGGAGGAGGCCGCAGAGGCCGCTGAAGCTGAGCCGGAGGCTGAACCAGACACCACTGACGCCACCCCCACTCCTCCAGAGGACGCCGTGCGCGCCGATCCCCTCGCGCTGCTGGCCCAGGCGGCTGGCTACAGCGACTTTGAGCGCTGGTGGGACGCCCTGGTCGAGTCGCGCGGCGACGGGGAAGCCGTGTTCGCCGCCATTGCCGAAGTGATGGCCGCCGTGCGTGAGGCCGAGGACGGGCACACCTCTGCCCGTGACCTGATCCGCGAGGCGCAGATGCGCCAGACCATCCGCGCGGCGCTAAAGGGGGGCAGCGTCGCCGTGGTGTGCGGCGCGTGGCACGCCCCAGCGCTGACCCCCGAGGTCCTGGCGCGCGAGGCCAAAGCCGACCCGGCGCGCGTCAAGGGCCTACCCAAGACCAAAGTCGCCCTGACCATCACGCCCTGGACCCACGGCCGATTGACCCAGGCCAGTGGCTACGGCGCGGGGGTCGCGTCGCCGGGTTGGTACGCCCACCTGTACGCCACGCCGTCGCAGGTGTCCGAGCGCTGGCTGACCCGCTCGGCGCGGCTGCTGCGGGCGCGCGGCCTGGACGCCTCCAGCGCGCAGGTGATTGACGCGGTGCGGCTCGCGGACGCCCTGGCGACCCTGCGCGGGCGCCACCTGGCCGGGCTGGACGAACTGACCGACGCCACGCGGGCGGTCTTTGCCTGGGATTCGGACACGCCGCTGCGCCTGCTCTCAGAGGAACTGTTCGTAGGCGAGGCGCTGGGCAGCGTGCCTGCCGGTGTGCCCGCCGTGCCGCTGGAACAGGACCTGGCGGCCACACTGGCCCGGTTGCGGCTGAAGCGCGAGGCGGTTACCCGCGACCTGACCCTCGACCTGCGTGAAGACGCGGGCCTGAGCCGCTCTCAGCTCTTTCACCGGCTGACCCTGCTGGGCGTGCCCTGGGCCAAGGAGGCCGCCAGCCGGGGCACCGGCACCTTTAAGGAAGCCTGGACGCTGCGCTGGGAACCTGAATTCAGTGTGCGCGTGGTGGAGGCGAGCCGGCACGGCAACACGCTGGTGCGCGCGGCGAATGCGGCGGCAGTCTCGGCGGCGCGGCGGGCCGCTGACCTGGGCGCGCTGTCAGACCTGCTGGAAGTCACGCGCCTGAGTGGACTCCCTGGGGCCGCCGCCTTTACCCTGGCCCGTCTGGACGAACGCGCCGCCGACGCCGACACCGCCGCGCTGCTGCTGGCGCTGCCGCCACTGGCCCGCCTGGCCCGTTACGGCGACGTGAGGGCGCGGGGGGGCGACGACCTGCGGCCCGTCTTCCGCACGCTGGTGGCCCGCGCCGCCGCCGGGCTGCCCAACGCGGCGCACGGTCTGGGTGAGGAAGCGGCGCAGACTCTGCACCGCCAGCTGGCCGGGGCCGACGCGGCGGTGCGCCTGCTGGACGACCCCGAGGCCAGTGGCCAGTGGGTCGTGGCCCTGCACGCCCTGGACGCCCAGGGCACGGCGCCCCTGCTGCGCGGCGACGCCGTGAACCGCCTGCGCGACCGTGGCCTGCTGGACGCCGCCCAGGTGCAGGCCCGGCTGGCGGTTGCCCTGGCCCCCGGCGCCCCGCCCCTGGACGTGGCCGCGTGGCTGGGCGGGTTTATCGGTGAAGACGGCCAGACCCTGCGTCACGACCCGGCCGCCCTGGCCCTGCTGGACACCTGGGTCGTGGGCCTGGACCCCGACGCCTACAGCGAGGTGCTGCCGCCTCTGCGCCGTGCCCTGTCACGCCTGGACCCGCACGCGCGTAGGCGCCTGGGCGAGGAGCTGCGCGGCCTGGAGCGCACCGAGCAGGCCGCGCAGGTCAACGGCGAATTGGGCGCGGGGGTGGTGCCGGTCGTGCTGCGCCTGCTGGGCGTGACCCTGCCTGCTGGAGACCCCTTATGA